The segment GGGACATGATGTATTCTCTGCAACAAGAAAAGATGAAAGAGGAAGTCTACGTTTAAACCGTATCGGTATCCTTGTTGGAATCATAATTGCAGTGATATTGGCATTTATACTACCGGCAGGGGTAGTTGCTCAAGGAACTACAATCTTCTTCGGTATATGTGCAGCAGCATTTTTACCAGTATATGTATGTGCATTGTTCTGGAAGCGTACAACCAAACAGGGTGCAATTGCAGGTATTGTAGGTGGAACAATAATCAGCCTATTCTGTCTGCTATTTACCCATCAAAAGGAAGCGGCAGGTATTGGTTTATGTAAGATGTTGACCGGTCAGGCCGTGCTGTTTACATCAATGCCATGGCCATATGTTGATCCGATGGTAATAGCACTTCCACTGTCATTTATAATCACCATAGTGGTTACACTTCTTACACATAACACTAAAGAAGAGGAAGAAGAGATTGATGCTATGTTTAAGGCTAAGGATGGTGAATCAGCATGATTGAAGTATTAGGTTTATCTGATCCATGGATTATCGGTGGTTACCTTGGCTGCATAATCATTACATTAATATGTATAGCTTATGGTGCATTAAATTGGAATAACGAATAATACATCTCCTCCCCTAAATTTTCTTTTTTTATAATTAAAAATATTATTTAATCAAAATTACCAAAAATAATTAAGATTTTATATAGTAAATTAAACAAATATAACAGTAAAGCTAATATATGAGGATAATAATGAAATATGCAATTATAGATATTGGTTCAAGCATAATAAAATATAAAATATATGAATACAAGGATAAAATAATAGAACCAATAATAAAAAATGATGAAAGGGTAGGTTTAATATCATATCGCCAAGACAATAAGTTAACCCGGGAAGGTATAGACTTACTGCTATCAACCTTAAGACAATTTAAGGAATATTCATCAAAACTGGATATAGACAAATCATACTACTTTGCAACCGCAAGCCTAAGAAACATAGAAAATACCCCGGAAGTATTGAATATCGTCAAAAACGAACTGGACATAGACATCCAAATACTAACCGGACATGAAGAAGCAAATTATAGCTTCAATTCACTTAACATGGTCAAAGTACCATGTGATGATGGAATCTTGCTTGATATTGGTGGAGGAAGTAGTGAAATAACACTATTTAAAAATAAGGAAGTGGAAGTGCAGGAAAGCATTCCAACAGGAGTACTTAAAATATACTACGAACATGTTTCATTATTATATCCCAACAAAGAAGAACAAAAAATAATCATAAATGACATAACAGAGAAGATTAAAGCGTTCAATATTGAAAGTTATGAAAAGGAATACATATATGGTATAGGAAAAACATTTTCAACGATAAAAAAACTGATAGAACACATGAAAATTAAAACCGACACGACAAATACCATCGACATCGAACTAATAGACATACTGCTGGAAAAACTGTCTAACAATACAAAAGAATGCTTCAGCCCTCTGTTGAAGGTGGACTCAGAGAGAATACACACTATACTTCCAAGTCTTCTTATTGTAAAGGCACTTGCATTAAAATTCAATGTTAAAAAAGTATATGTGTGCAATGTAACACTACAGGATGGGATAATTTACAATATTATAAATAAATAAAAAATCATATATATTAATATTCAAAAAAAATATAAAAAAAGGAGATTCGATATGCCTGTAATAACAATATCCGGACCTGAAAACGTGTCCAAAGAAGCAAAAAAGGAAATAATAGAAAAAACATCAAAAATAGTATCTGAAGCCTATGGACTTCCAATACAGACAATAACCGTGATAATTGAAGAAACAAATTCCGACAATGTTGGAGTAGCAGGAGAACAATTATCTGAACGTTTAAACAAATAATCTCTTTTTGAAGCTGTAATAGCTTCATCAACCTTTTTTTTAAAAAAATACTTATTGCATTTTCTTAACTCTTTTTATTACCATAATATTATTACCCATTACATTAAACTAAACATAATACTCTTAATTTCTTAAAAAGGAATGAAAAAAAGTGGATTTGATTTTGAAATGATATCATGAAAACAAAATCATGCCCCCTTAGAACAACAATTCATAACACTTAGCCAATAAATCATGAGTCCTTAGTGTGGATTCCTGACTTAAAATATCCTCCGGAATCTCATATACCAGTGTAGGATAACCAGCCTGTGCTACCGGTTTAGATACAAGAACCGCTGATGTACTTTTGTACTCTTCATTTCCGGTTCTTGGATAATAATTAAAGTCAATTCCACCATTTTTGATATCATTTGCCAATTTTACAGATGCTTCATCCATCTCAGGTGTTGCCACATAATAACCTTCACCATATGTTGGAATATGCGAATGACTTATTATAACCACCTTGGCATTCGTTGTCTTTATATCGGGTACAACATAATCTGCCACCAATTTCTCACCATTAGCTCTTCCTTTCGCATAATCGGTGGGATCCTTTGTAACAGTCACATTATATATAATCATGTTAACCTGATTATGCAATGCAAATAGTCTTGCCGACTCTATCTCCGGATCTATCGCCAAAGTCTCCCTTGGATGAATACCCGTAATAATAACCATAGTCTTATCAGATTCATAAAGATTATCCACCTCTTTGGTTACATATCCAGTATCAGTTTGAGCAATAACACTGGTCGTATGACCCGTAAAATAGGTATAACCCAACAGTGCAACACAAAACATCAAGATTATAAAGATTATTGCCAGTGCCTTTTTAATTATGTTATTCATCGGTACACATTCCCCTAATTTCGATAATATAATTAACTATATATAATTAGATACTTAAATAATTAACAATGAGATTAATCTCACATAATCCATTAAACTAAGAAAAAATAGTAAAATTATTTAATAGAAAAAATCATTAATAAAAAAACCATCCCCCCAATGTGCTGCCCATCAAATCACCTGTTTTTCAAGAAATATGCAATAAAAACCATGATAAAAATCCGAATTGTATTTTCCAATTATAATTTCTGGTTTTTTAACTGTAACAGAACTTTCATGATATATTTCCATAAATAAACTCCCCTGTAGATATCCTACCTTTTAATAGTAAAAAAGATTTGAGAAATCAATATCAGCAAATTATAATATCCATTTTATTCATATTTATACCTAAATGAGATAGACACCACTATTCTGCAAACATAATAATCCATTAATCCCCTCTGGGATAAACACAATTTATGATGACATTTCTAAGTGGAAAAAAAACTGAAAATCTTTAATAATTAAAATATAGACTATTGCCCTTTTTACAGATAAATATAATTAACTAAAACAATATAAAGAATAATAACAAGATTACTTCCCTTTTAAAGTTGACGTGAAAGATATGAAATGGAAAATAGATAATGTAAAAATAGACAATCAGATAGTTCTTGCCCCGATGAGTGGCATATGTGATTATGCATTTAGACATATCATTAAATCCATGGGATGTGGGCTGATTGAAACAGAGATGATATCCGAAAAGTCCGTAATTCAATTGAATGAAAAAACACGTGAAATGTTACAGATAGCTGATTATGAAAAACCAGTAGCGTTGCAGTTGTTTGGGTCAGATAAGGAAGCATTTATAACAGCCGGCAAATATGTTGAAGAAAATACCTGTGCCGATATCATCGATATCAATATGGGTTGTCCGGTTCGGAAGGTAGCTGAGTATGGAAAGGCGGGAAGTGCATTTCTTAAAAATCCTCAAAAAGCATATGAAATCGTGAATTCAATTGTAGATGCTGTGGATATTCCAATTACCGTTAAAATAAGAAGCGGATGGAATGAATACTGCATTAATGCTGTTGAAATGGCACGTGTTGTGGAAGAGGCCGGTGCATCAGCTGTGTGTGTTCATCCACGTACAAAACAACAAAGATATGAGGGTATAGCTGATTGGTCTGTTATAAGGGATGTTAAGCAATCGGTTGACATACCTGTCATTGGAAATGGAGATGTTACCTCATGTTATGATGCCAAGGATATGATAATCCAGACCGGCTGTGATGCCGTGATGATTGGACGTGGCGTTCTTGGAAATCCATGGCTTGTAACTGAATGTGTTGATTACCTGGATAATGACAAAAAGCCTGAGCCAACAGGTTATGACAAGAGGATGGAAGTTATTAAAAAACATGCACAACTGCTTAGTGATTATACTACAAAGGAAGTAACACTTATAAAAATGAGAAAACATGCGGCATATTACGTTAAGGGATTGTATGGTGCAGTTAAGATAAAACAGGAAATATTTAAAACAAATAGTGTCGATGAGTTACTTTATTTGCTTGGAGAATATTTCTTAACACTGAAAGAATATGAAGAAAATAAAGTATAAAAGAATGATAGGGGAGATTAGTTTTCACAATCCTTTTTTAGGATAGCATATAACAGTAGATTACTGTATGTTCCATCCAAATTTCTTTGTCCATCCCTTAATAATCCTTCATAGGTCATTGATACCTTTTCCATAACCTTTTTTGAGCCAATATTCTCTTCATGACATGATGCGTAAATTCTGTTAAAACCAATCTCATTAAATGCATACCCAATTACGGCATCACATGCTTCTGTTATAAATCCATTGCCCCACCATTTGCTACCGAGGCTGTAACCTAATTCTCCAGAGTTATTATTATCATTCACATTAAATATTCCGATTGATCCGATTAGCACATCATTCA is part of the Methanosphaera sp. BMS genome and harbors:
- the dmpI gene encoding 4-oxalocrotonate tautomerase DmpI is translated as MPVITISGPENVSKEAKKEIIEKTSKIVSEAYGLPIQTITVIIEETNSDNVGVAGEQLSERLNK
- the dusB gene encoding tRNA dihydrouridine synthase DusB codes for the protein MKWKIDNVKIDNQIVLAPMSGICDYAFRHIIKSMGCGLIETEMISEKSVIQLNEKTREMLQIADYEKPVALQLFGSDKEAFITAGKYVEENTCADIIDINMGCPVRKVAEYGKAGSAFLKNPQKAYEIVNSIVDAVDIPITVKIRSGWNEYCINAVEMARVVEEAGASAVCVHPRTKQQRYEGIADWSVIRDVKQSVDIPVIGNGDVTSCYDAKDMIIQTGCDAVMIGRGVLGNPWLVTECVDYLDNDKKPEPTGYDKRMEVIKKHAQLLSDYTTKEVTLIKMRKHAAYYVKGLYGAVKIKQEIFKTNSVDELLYLLGEYFLTLKEYEENKV
- a CDS encoding symporter small accessory protein, which produces MIEVLGLSDPWIIGGYLGCIIITLICIAYGALNWNNE
- a CDS encoding GNAT family N-acetyltransferase; the protein is MAKIMNHKGTLIIKTGRLTLRPFKKSDVEDVYNNYGGDINITKYISWVPCDRIEKCEDFINFNLKEYESNPKFYSWVITLNDVLIGSIGIFNVNDNNNSGELGYSLGSKWWGNGFITEACDAVIGYAFNEIGFNRIYASCHEENIGSKKVMEKVSMTYEGLLRDGQRNLDGTYSNLLLYAILKKDCEN
- a CDS encoding DUF3990 domain-containing protein; translated protein: MEIYHESSVTVKKPEIIIGKYNSDFYHGFYCIFLEKQVI
- a CDS encoding exopolyphosphatase, giving the protein MKYAIIDIGSSIIKYKIYEYKDKIIEPIIKNDERVGLISYRQDNKLTREGIDLLLSTLRQFKEYSSKLDIDKSYYFATASLRNIENTPEVLNIVKNELDIDIQILTGHEEANYSFNSLNMVKVPCDDGILLDIGGGSSEITLFKNKEVEVQESIPTGVLKIYYEHVSLLYPNKEEQKIIINDITEKIKAFNIESYEKEYIYGIGKTFSTIKKLIEHMKIKTDTTNTIDIELIDILLEKLSNNTKECFSPLLKVDSERIHTILPSLLIVKALALKFNVKKVYVCNVTLQDGIIYNIINK